The stretch of DNA CTCGGCGTGAACGGCCGCAATCGCCGCCTGCACCGTATACGGTCCGAAGCGGCGCGACGACAACGCCCGTTCCAGCAGCGCCGATCCTTCCGCGATCTGGTCGCGGTCCCAGAGCAAGCGATCCTGGTCGGCCAGCAGCACCAGTTCACCGGTCGGCGTGCTGCGCGCGATCCGTCGCGATTCCTGCAGGAGCATTAACGCCAGCAGGCCCAGCGCTTCGGGTTCGGGCAGCAACTCGACCAGCAGACGCCCCAGCCGGATCGCCTCGCCGGACAGATCATGCCGGGTAAGCGACTCTCCGGATGACGCCGAATAACCTTCGTTGAACACCAGATAGACGACGCGAAGCACGCTGTCGAGACGGTCCGGCAGCTCGTCGTGCGCCGGTACCTGATAAGGAATGCGCGCGTCGCGGATCTTCGACTTTGCCCGCACGATGCGCTGCGCCAAAGTCGGCGCGGCGGTCAGGAACGCGCGTGCGATTTCTTCCGTCGTCAGGCCGCACACCTCGCGCAAGGTGAGCGCAACCTGGGCGTCGGGCTGCAGCGCCGGATGGCAGCAGGTAAAGACGAGCCGCAGCCGGTCGTCCTCGACGCTCTCGTCGTCGTCCCACGCTGGGCTGTCATCGATGATGGCGTCGACCTTCTCGGCGACGTCTTCCAGCGCGTCGAACCGGGCGCGCCGCCGGATGCCGTCGATGGCCTTGAAGCGACCGGCCGAAACCAGCCAAGCACGCGGGTTGGCCGGCACGCCGTCACGCGGCCACTGCTCCAACGCGGCTCTGAAGGCATCGTGCAGCCCCTCCTCGGCGAGGTCAAAGTCGCCGAGGAGGCGGATCAGGGTGGCGAAGACGCGGCGCGACTCCGAGCGGTAGATCGCGTCCACCCGTCCGCGCAGCGCGGTGACCGCGTCTTCTTCCATCGTCTCGTTCATCGCTTCGCC from Burkholderiales bacterium encodes:
- a CDS encoding RNA polymerase sigma factor, which encodes MEEDAVTALRGRVDAIYRSESRRVFATLIRLLGDFDLAEEGLHDAFRAALEQWPRDGVPANPRAWLVSAGRFKAIDGIRRRARFDALEDVAEKVDAIIDDSPAWDDDESVEDDRLRLVFTCCHPALQPDAQVALTLREVCGLTTEEIARAFLTAAPTLAQRIVRAKSKIRDARIPYQVPAHDELPDRLDSVLRVVYLVFNEGYSASSGESLTRHDLSGEAIRLGRLLVELLPEPEALGLLALMLLQESRRIARSTPTGELVLLADQDRLLWDRDQIAEGSALLERALSSRRFGPYTVQAAIAAVHAETPDTAATDWAQIVGLYDVLLRADPSPVIELNRAAAVAMRDGPLAGLALIDAIVARGDLRDYHLAHSARAELCRRLGMTAEARAAYQRALDLAQQEPERRFLERRLHELPD